The genomic segment TAGCGCGAGCCGAAATCGAAAAACGTGGCATGGTCATCTCTGCTCTGGGTGGCCCAGCCAATATGGTTGACCCTAACGAAGAAAAGCGTCAAGAAGCGATCGAGCGCCTCAAATCGCTCATCGGGACGTGTGACGCAATAGGCACCTCAGTAATCGCCACCTGCACTGGCTCTCGCGATCCCGAAAACATGTGGAAGAAACATCCAGACAATGAATCCGACGAAGCCTGGCAGGTCCTCCTCAGTACTTTAGAACAGGTTCTACCCGTTGCCGAAGCAGCTGGCGTCACCATCGCCTTTGAACCCGAGATAAACAATGTCGCCAGCACCGTGCATAAAAGCCGAAAACTGATTGACGAAGTGCGTTCACCAAATCTGAAAGTTGTGATGGATGCGGCCAACATTTTTGGCGCAAATGATTTGCCTCGTATGAAGGAGGTCTTAGACGAGGCTTTCGATCTTTTAGGTGATCACATTGCCATTGCCCATGGCAAGGATCTTGATCACGGCGGCGATGCAGGGCATCTTGCCGCAGGCACCGGCAAACTCGATTACGCGCATTACGTCTCGTTACTCTGTGCACTTCCCTTCGACGTGTCGGTCATTCTGCATGGTCTCAAAGAAGATCAGGTAGATGAAAGTGTGGCGATGCTCCGAGGCCATGCCGCAGCACATCAATAAGAAAAATATATGAAAGCCAAACTCGCCATCGTCGGTTGCGGAAACCCAGCGCAAAAATGGCATCTGCCAACCCTGCACATCCTCGCCAAACATGGCGAACTCGATTTTGTCGCGCTCTGCGACATGAATGAGCCGTTCGAGGTTGCAGAAAATTACTTTCGTATGCCAAAACAGCGCATGATCATCAAACTCATTAAAGAAGGCATTCTGGGTGATATCGTGCGTGTGTACTTCATAGAGCCCAAACGACAGGACCCCTTTGAGCCAACCGTGACACATAAGGGTTTGGGTCGCCCAATCTCAGGCTTTGGGCGCACATCAGGCATGTGCCTGGACATGGGCGCACATCTGTTGTCATAGTTGCGTTTGTACGCGCAAAGCGAACCTGTTCAGATTGCGGGAACAGTGAGAAAATACCGCTCAGACCCCAAAAGCATCCACGAAGACTGGGCACATGCGCTCATCGATTTTGAAAGCGGTGCCGTGGGCATCTATGAAACATCACGACTTGGTGAAGCACAAAAGTACTGCCAGATTACCGGCACCCTTGGCAACATTCTCGACAATGACTACTTCGGTCCAGAAATCCCTCTACGCTCGCTGATTGGCGAAGAGATGCAAGACATTCCTGTCGAAACCTTGCGTCGCAATATCGACGGCGTGGATGTACTCCAACGCATCATCGTACACACCGATCCAAAGATCGTTTATGAAAATCCATTCCGCGACTACCCCATCGACGACTGGTGTGTTGGTCACGCTTCCGAAATCATGAGCCTCGCCAACACGGCGTTAAACGACGAGCCTCCCGAATACGGTCTCGGCGGTCGCAAAGACGTTGAAATGACGATGGCAATTTATGAATCTTCCCTCAACAACATGACCCCCATTGAGTTGCCCATCAAAGACATGACCTCATACGAGCAAATGGTTCACGAAGATTATCGCGAAAAATTCAGTCGCCCTATCGACCAGTTCTAAGCAGGTGTTAGAAGGCGTTTACAGGAGTTGTAATGGCCAACCAAAAACCACTGAATTTCATATTTTTTCAGCCCGACGAAATGCGAGCCGAAAGTCTGGCATGTTATGGTCATCCATTGATCAAAACCCCAAATTACGATCGCCTCGCAGCAGAAGGTGTTCGCTTTGATCAATGCCATGTGCAAAATGCCCAGTGTACGCCTTCCAGAGTTTCGATGATGACGGGGCTTTATCCTCACTGTGCCGGACATCGCTCCATGTGGCATCTGATAAGGCCTCACGAACCCCATCTTTTTAAATATCTCCATGAAGCTGGCTACGACATTCACTGGTTTGGCAAAAACGATATGCTTGCACCAGGAAGTTTGTCCTGCATCAAAGAATATTATGAACACAAAGACGACAAAAGAAAGAACCGCTGGAAAAGCGGCGACAAAGAATTCTACAGCTTTGACTATCTGCCCTTAGACTGCGAAAGAGAAGAGGTTGCCGACTATGTGAAAGTCAAATCGGGAATCGATTTTTTGCGCAATCGCAATGACGATGACAATCCCTTCTTTTTATTTTTGCCACTTCTCCAACCCCATCCAAGTTATACCACCCACCCTGATTTTTACGACATGTATGATCCCAAAGATATACCAGATTTGCGACCTCCAGACCTGGACAAAAAACCAGATTTCTACACGCTCATCAGGAAATACCGTCGCCTTGATGAATTGTCAGATGCTTTCTTTCGAAAGTTGAATGCCGCTTATCTCGGCATGATCAGTTTTACCGACTGGCTTCTCGGAGAGCTGATGGCTGTTATGGAGGAGAAGGGCCTTTTTGAAAATACGGTTCTCATTGTTTCATCTGATCACGGTGACTGGGCAGGCGACTATGGCCTCGTTGAAAAATGGCCCAGTGATTACAGCGATACACTGACGCACGTACCGCTATTGGTCAAAGCACCCGGTAACAAAGCAGGTCATGTGGTTGAAGGCCCCGTTGAAATGTTTGACCTCATGCCATCCGTTCTGGAACTGGCCGGTCTTTCGACCACACACACGCATTTCGCCAGATCCTTTGTGCCTCAACTCCACGGAGAAGCAGAAGACAAAAACAGATTGGTATTCGCAGAAGGGGGCTATGAGACCCAAGAACCCCATGTGTTTGAAGGACGATGGAACTTGTGGAATAAGAATCCCGAGCAGGATAGCATCTATTTGCCCAAAGGCAAATTGCAACAAGAAATACCCGAAAGTGTCTGCCGTACGACCATGATCAGGAGTTTGAATCACAAACTTATTCGACGCACAGCCGGTCAGGACGAATTATACGATCTGGAGAATGATCCCCGAGAGTTAGAAAATTTGATTGATGATTCTGGTATGCAAGAGACAAAATCAGACCTGGAAAGAGCCATGCTCGATTGGTTTATGAAAACCTCTGATACGGTTCCTGTGGGCGGAGATCCAAGAGGCTTTCCGCTTGAAAAATAGGAGAATGAAATGTCGAAGGACCGACCCAACCTGGTTGTCATTTACTGCGATGATTTAGGATACGGCGACTGATGGCTGACCTTCAATCGTGGGCAGAAGAAATGGATGTGGAAAAATGATAGAATCAAATTTTCGTGGCAAGATAGGCATCTCCTACAAGGATTCGGAACCAGATTGGCTTTCCCCCCCATCGTCAGACGGTGCCCCAAACGTCCTTGTGATTCTTCTGGATGACACCGGATTTGGCAACCTCGGTTGTTATGGTTCGACCATTGAAACGCCAAACATGGACGCGCTCTCAGAAAATGGACTGCGGTACAATAACTTCCATGTTACGCCCCTGTGTTCTCCGACCCGAGCGTCGCTGTTGACAGGTCGTAACCATCATGCCGTTGGTATGTCGACCATTGTCGATGGTGGTGATGCTGGATTTCCCAACCGACGGAGTCGCGTTAGTCGGCACGCAGCTACCCTGGCAGAAATGCTGAGTGAAGAAGGGTTCGCCACCTTTGCCCTGGGCAAATGGCATCTCAACCCCAGTACACAAAACTCAGCTGGTGGATCTCGCGAAGAATGGCCATTACAGCGCGGGTTCGATCGCTTCTACGGTTTCCTGCCGGGTGCTACCGACCAGTTCTATCCAGAGCTGACCTATGACAATCACCCAGTGTCGCCTTCAAAAACACCAGAAGAGGGCTATCACCTCACAGAAGACCTGGTGGACCACGCCATCGAGTTTGTCAATGACCTCAAGGCCATGCGTCCAGAAACACCGTTCTTCATGTATTTTGCGCCCGGTGCTATGCATAACCCACATCAAGCGCCGAAAGAATACATCAAAAAATACCGCAGTCGTTTTGACGAAGGGTGGGACGTTATCCGTGAGCGCTATTTTCAAAAGCAAACCAAACTTGGGATTATTCCCGACGGCACTCGCCTGCCACCAAGGAATCCCGGAGTACAGCCGTGGGAAACACTGAGCCAGAATGAGAAAAATTTCGTGTGTCGATTGCAAGAGACCTGGGCAGGTTTCCTCGAACATACAGATGCACAGATCGGACGCTTGATCGAACATCTGCGCGCCATTGACCAGTTGGACAACACACTCCTGATCCTCACCGCCGACAACGGCACCAGCCAAAACGGTGGTCCTTATGGTGTTATGAATATCGGACCCAGCCCCCTCCGAAATGCCACAAACGATGGACAGACCGTAGGCGGGAAAACCAGTCGCGCTTTACCAGAAGAAGACTTTGATGCCATACAGGAAAAGCTGGATGATATCGGGAGCCCACACAGCTACACCGATATCCCCTGGGGTTGGGCTCAGGTGGGCAACACACCCTTGCCTTGGTATAAACAGGATACACACGCAGGGGGTGTACGGGTGCCGATGATCATTCACTATCCCCCAGCTATAAAAGATGCTGGCGGTGTAAGGGGACAGTTCCACTTCGTTTCGGATCTCACACCGACAATACTTGAAGTACTCAATTTACAACCTCGGTCGTGCTACCGCGGATACGATCAGATGCCTATTACGGGAACGAGCATGGCCTACACTTTTGACGACAGAGATTGCCCTACGCAAAAACCTGTTCAGTATTTTGAAATGATGGGCAACCGTGCGCTCTGGCTCGACGGCTGGATGGCCGTTACCAGACACGATCCAGACGACGATTACAATGATGACGAATGGGAATTGTATTATCTCGATGAAGATTTCTCGCAATCCAATAACCTCGCAAAGGCCGAGCCGGATCAACTGAAAAAGCTGATTGAAAGATGGTGGGTAGAAGCCGGACGCTATGGCGTCTTGCCTCTGCGCTCTGGGCTGCCACCGCGCCCCACCACTGCGGAACCCGATTCGCTGACGTATCATTTTGTTCCGCCAATGGCTCGCATTGCATCAAAACAATCGCCCGCACTGGAACAGGGAAACTGGTCATTAACTGCCGAAGTTGAGATCCTGCCAGAAACCGAAGGCGTCATCTATGCCCAGGGAAAATCCCTCGATGGATTTTCTTTATTCATACAGAATGGCACACTGTGCTTTGTGTATAACGCGCTGGGTCAAACAATCTCAGGTCGTTCCACAACGACGCTTCCCAATGGTCGTATTACCGTGGGCGCTGCGTTCAAACCAGCCGACGATGGCACAGGAACCATCACTCTCACGGGAGATGGCGAGACAATCGGTTTGATCCAAATTCCAGACGCCACACGCAGGTCAAAGATGCGCGGTGTAGAAGTCGGTCGCAACCGACATTCACCCATCGCGAGCGTTTCACCTTTTGAATTCACTG from the Gemmatimonadota bacterium genome contains:
- a CDS encoding arylsulfatase, which encodes MIESNFRGKIGISYKDSEPDWLSPPSSDGAPNVLVILLDDTGFGNLGCYGSTIETPNMDALSENGLRYNNFHVTPLCSPTRASLLTGRNHHAVGMSTIVDGGDAGFPNRRSRVSRHAATLAEMLSEEGFATFALGKWHLNPSTQNSAGGSREEWPLQRGFDRFYGFLPGATDQFYPELTYDNHPVSPSKTPEEGYHLTEDLVDHAIEFVNDLKAMRPETPFFMYFAPGAMHNPHQAPKEYIKKYRSRFDEGWDVIRERYFQKQTKLGIIPDGTRLPPRNPGVQPWETLSQNEKNFVCRLQETWAGFLEHTDAQIGRLIEHLRAIDQLDNTLLILTADNGTSQNGGPYGVMNIGPSPLRNATNDGQTVGGKTSRALPEEDFDAIQEKLDDIGSPHSYTDIPWGWAQVGNTPLPWYKQDTHAGGVRVPMIIHYPPAIKDAGGVRGQFHFVSDLTPTILEVLNLQPRSCYRGYDQMPITGTSMAYTFDDRDCPTQKPVQYFEMMGNRALWLDGWMAVTRHDPDDDYNDDEWELYYLDEDFSQSNNLAKAEPDQLKKLIERWWVEAGRYGVLPLRSGLPPRPTTAEPDSLTYHFVPPMARIASKQSPALEQGNWSLTAEVEILPETEGVIYAQGKSLDGFSLFIQNGTLCFVYNALGQTISGRSTTTLPNGRITVGAAFKPADDGTGTITLTGDGETIGLIQIPDATRRSKMRGVEVGRNRHSPIASVSPFEFTGVIHFVDICVELR
- a CDS encoding sugar phosphate isomerase/epimerase; the encoded protein is MQVGIMSGTFARPSLEESLDTILEHDLRHLQFNLGTLNVEGSLSDKLAKAPVARAEIEKRGMVISALGGPANMVDPNEEKRQEAIERLKSLIGTCDAIGTSVIATCTGSRDPENMWKKHPDNESDEAWQVLLSTLEQVLPVAEAAGVTIAFEPEINNVASTVHKSRKLIDEVRSPNLKVVMDAANIFGANDLPRMKEVLDEAFDLLGDHIAIAHGKDLDHGGDAGHLAAGTGKLDYAHYVSLLCALPFDVSVILHGLKEDQVDESVAMLRGHAAAHQ
- a CDS encoding sulfatase-like hydrolase/transferase, translated to MANQKPLNFIFFQPDEMRAESLACYGHPLIKTPNYDRLAAEGVRFDQCHVQNAQCTPSRVSMMTGLYPHCAGHRSMWHLIRPHEPHLFKYLHEAGYDIHWFGKNDMLAPGSLSCIKEYYEHKDDKRKNRWKSGDKEFYSFDYLPLDCEREEVADYVKVKSGIDFLRNRNDDDNPFFLFLPLLQPHPSYTTHPDFYDMYDPKDIPDLRPPDLDKKPDFYTLIRKYRRLDELSDAFFRKLNAAYLGMISFTDWLLGELMAVMEEKGLFENTVLIVSSDHGDWAGDYGLVEKWPSDYSDTLTHVPLLVKAPGNKAGHVVEGPVEMFDLMPSVLELAGLSTTHTHFARSFVPQLHGEAEDKNRLVFAEGGYETQEPHVFEGRWNLWNKNPEQDSIYLPKGKLQQEIPESVCRTTMIRSLNHKLIRRTAGQDELYDLENDPRELENLIDDSGMQETKSDLERAMLDWFMKTSDTVPVGGDPRGFPLEK